In Parasphingorhabdus halotolerans, a single window of DNA contains:
- a CDS encoding OmpH family outer membrane protein translates to MTFSTKTLLKSAALGLAAVSVPALVTAPASAQSRLGVAMANYEAAIVKSQAYQTAVTQMKTTYKADIDASNARATALQAELKPLVDAYNAAVQQPGATPASVQPQAQALQNKQQASQQEIARLQQRVTLATRYVEEQVAAKLNDAIKSAMKSKKVDLVLQPQAIVAREPYVDITDDIVLELNKLIPSASITPPAGWQPGQEQQAQQPAAAQPSGR, encoded by the coding sequence ATGACTTTTTCAACCAAAACACTTTTGAAATCCGCTGCATTGGGTTTGGCTGCTGTCTCCGTGCCCGCACTTGTAACTGCACCTGCCTCGGCACAGTCTCGCTTAGGCGTAGCGATGGCAAACTATGAAGCTGCGATTGTTAAATCACAGGCTTATCAGACAGCCGTTACCCAGATGAAAACGACGTATAAGGCGGATATCGACGCGTCGAATGCGCGGGCTACTGCTCTGCAAGCGGAACTCAAACCGTTGGTCGATGCCTATAATGCCGCTGTTCAGCAGCCCGGCGCAACACCGGCTTCAGTTCAGCCTCAGGCGCAAGCACTGCAAAACAAGCAGCAAGCCAGTCAACAAGAAATTGCACGTCTGCAACAGCGCGTGACGCTGGCAACCCGCTATGTTGAAGAGCAAGTCGCCGCAAAGTTGAATGATGCAATAAAATCTGCCATGAAATCGAAGAAAGTCGATCTGGTTCTTCAGCCGCAAGCGATTGTAGCGCGTGAGCCTTATGTCGATATTACCGACGATATCGTTCTGGAATTGAACAAGTTGATTCCATCAGCTTCGATTACACCACCAGCGGGCTGGCAGCCAGGACAGGAGCAGCAAGCACAGCAGCCTGCCGCAGCGCAACCTTCCGGCCGTTAA
- the rpmE gene encoding 50S ribosomal protein L31 → MKKDTHPDYHMIKVQMTDGSSFETRSTWGKEGDTLQLDIDPSSHPAWTGGNQRLLDAGGQVARFNKRFGGLSLKKG, encoded by the coding sequence ATGAAAAAAGATACGCATCCCGATTATCATATGATCAAAGTCCAGATGACCGACGGTAGCAGTTTTGAAACCCGCTCGACATGGGGCAAAGAGGGCGATACACTGCAGTTGGATATCGACCCAAGCTCTCACCCGGCATGGACCGGTGGTAACCAGCGCTTGCTGGATGCTGGTGGCCAGGTTGCGCGCTTTAACAAGCGTTTTGGCGGACTTTCGCTCAAAAAAGGATAA
- the fabZ gene encoding 3-hydroxyacyl-ACP dehydratase FabZ, with the protein MAHVIDYDVTKVMAVLPHRYPMLLVDRLEELVKDESIRAIKAVTMNEGFFQGHFPGRPIMPGVMIVEALAQAAGVLAMESFGLVGSGKLVYFMAIDGAKFRVPVEPGCLLSLNVKFEQKRARVCKFSGQAMIGDKLAAEANFTAMIADPPEAQ; encoded by the coding sequence ATGGCTCACGTTATTGACTATGACGTAACCAAGGTTATGGCGGTGCTTCCGCACCGCTATCCCATGCTTTTGGTTGATCGGTTGGAAGAGCTTGTCAAAGACGAGTCGATCCGGGCAATAAAAGCCGTCACGATGAATGAGGGTTTCTTTCAGGGCCATTTCCCTGGTCGGCCGATTATGCCCGGAGTGATGATTGTAGAGGCGCTGGCCCAAGCGGCTGGTGTTCTTGCCATGGAGAGTTTCGGTCTCGTCGGTTCAGGAAAGCTAGTCTATTTTATGGCGATTGACGGAGCGAAATTTCGGGTGCCAGTCGAACCGGGTTGTCTCTTGTCGCTTAATGTGAAATTCGAGCAGAAACGCGCAAGGGTTTGCAAATTTTCTGGTCAGGCGATGATTGGCGACAAGCTCGCAGCAGAAGCTAATTTTACAGCCATGATTGCGGACCCTCCAGAAGCGCAATAG
- a CDS encoding 5-oxoprolinase subunit B family protein, with product METQSNWLEIVPGLETLAVQFDPAQYSPSEAETLLRERLKTAEIEAMEPSNPITIPVCYDPEFGPDQKLISQAVGVKPQLLAKWHCSLEFTVTMLGFMPGFGYLRSSKPVPNIGRLPQPRQKVLAGSVGIIGEQSCIYSFDSPGGWPIIGRTPLAMFDPARDQPAMLSPQLPVRFTPIDRDDFNRLLKEPIHWP from the coding sequence TTGGAAACTCAATCGAACTGGCTGGAAATCGTTCCCGGACTTGAAACCCTCGCTGTTCAATTTGATCCGGCGCAATATTCGCCATCCGAAGCAGAGACTTTGCTGCGAGAACGTCTGAAAACCGCAGAAATCGAGGCTATGGAACCCTCCAATCCGATCACAATTCCTGTATGTTATGATCCGGAGTTTGGACCAGATCAAAAACTGATCTCGCAGGCAGTTGGCGTGAAGCCTCAACTTCTAGCTAAGTGGCATTGCTCGTTAGAGTTCACCGTCACCATGCTCGGTTTCATGCCCGGCTTTGGTTATCTCCGGTCGAGCAAGCCTGTGCCGAATATCGGGCGCTTGCCACAACCGCGCCAAAAGGTTTTGGCCGGGTCGGTTGGTATTATTGGCGAGCAAAGCTGCATATATTCTTTTGACAGCCCCGGCGGTTGGCCAATCATCGGTCGCACGCCGCTCGCGATGTTCGATCCTGCACGTGATCAGCCTGCAATGCTGTCGCCACAACTACCCGTCCGTTTCACACCAATCGACCGTGACGATTTTAATCGCCTTTTGAAAGAGCCAATACATTGGCCCTAA
- the rseP gene encoding RIP metalloprotease RseP translates to MIEGPGLLLTVFAFLIVIGLLVFVHEMGHYLVGRWCGVKVETFAIGFGKEITGWTDKRGTRWKLCMLPLGGYCQFAGDMDPASSPSDEWLKIPEEERNQAFQSKSLLQRAAIVFAGPAINFLFAMLILGGFAVAYGENVTLPVVGEVAEGTTAEKLGLQPGDKIVELDGDKIDSFGDLAREISIIPDEEITLKYQRNGDLISATTTVGVRIEKDRFGNEYRIGQLGVRAGKFERRDVSIFEAPVVAAEQTVSIVDLIVTTMGQVISGRRSIKELGGPLKIAQVSGEQFVAGLNQFIFFVALISINLGFINLLPIPVLDGGHLMFYAIEAVRRKPANPKVQEWAFRSGFALVVMFMLVVTFNDLSSFGLFKAFSG, encoded by the coding sequence TTGATTGAAGGTCCAGGTCTTTTACTGACAGTTTTTGCGTTTTTGATCGTCATTGGCTTACTCGTCTTTGTGCACGAAATGGGACACTATCTGGTAGGTCGCTGGTGCGGAGTGAAGGTGGAAACCTTCGCGATCGGATTTGGCAAGGAAATCACCGGCTGGACCGACAAGCGCGGAACGCGCTGGAAATTGTGCATGCTACCGCTTGGCGGCTATTGCCAGTTTGCGGGCGATATGGATCCGGCTAGCTCGCCTAGTGATGAATGGCTCAAGATTCCAGAAGAAGAACGTAACCAGGCTTTCCAGTCGAAGTCGCTATTGCAGCGCGCAGCGATTGTGTTTGCGGGACCAGCGATAAACTTCCTTTTCGCGATGCTTATTTTGGGCGGCTTCGCAGTAGCATATGGCGAGAATGTTACGTTACCAGTAGTTGGTGAAGTCGCGGAGGGAACAACGGCGGAGAAACTCGGCCTTCAGCCCGGTGACAAGATTGTGGAACTGGATGGCGATAAAATTGATTCCTTTGGTGATCTTGCCCGCGAAATTTCAATCATTCCCGATGAGGAAATCACACTAAAATATCAGCGCAACGGTGATCTGATCTCCGCGACAACGACGGTCGGTGTCCGGATCGAAAAGGACCGCTTTGGCAATGAATATCGAATTGGTCAGCTTGGCGTTAGGGCAGGAAAGTTTGAGCGCCGGGATGTGTCGATATTTGAGGCTCCAGTAGTGGCTGCCGAGCAAACCGTGAGCATCGTGGACCTTATCGTAACGACGATGGGGCAGGTGATCAGCGGGAGGCGCTCGATTAAAGAACTGGGTGGCCCGCTAAAAATTGCCCAGGTTTCCGGCGAGCAATTTGTCGCTGGTCTCAATCAATTCATATTCTTCGTTGCTCTGATCTCAATTAACTTGGGGTTCATCAACCTCCTGCCAATCCCCGTGCTCGATGGAGGCCATCTGATGTTCTACGCAATCGAAGCGGTTCGGCGCAAGCCGGCTAACCCGAAGGTGCAGGAATGGGCTTTCCGGTCCGGTTTTGCGCTCGTGGTTATGTTTATGTTGGTAGTTACGTTTAATGATCTGTCGTCGTTCGGACTGTTCAAGGCATTTTCTGGCTGA
- a CDS encoding biotin-dependent carboxyltransferase family protein, whose protein sequence is MALTIIKPGLQTTLQGAPFQGHRHIGMPAAGAADCLSLALANRLVGKPADALAIEITLDMMRFQVEQPCNAALTGAAYSIRINGNTADLQRLLALNADDIVEIDPARTGCRSYLSIDKTLDIRKVLGGQSTYLQAGIGGLYGRPLKAGDRLTWTDSDPPGKNLKQLSAPKTPQPIVALNSNSFILRATVGPEFHFLRANAKQKLFEEKCNAGQRSSRMGIELIGEPLECDKANNLPSTPVFPGTIQCPPNGQPFLLGPDAQTTGGYPRIAQVIRADRHLIGQLRPGAQIQLVKTTPERATEIYREKLALLDRWLGPMDLW, encoded by the coding sequence TTGGCCCTAACGATCATTAAACCCGGCCTACAAACAACCTTACAAGGTGCTCCCTTTCAGGGGCATCGTCACATTGGCATGCCAGCAGCGGGCGCGGCTGATTGTCTGTCATTGGCATTGGCAAACCGGTTGGTCGGCAAGCCAGCAGATGCTTTGGCAATCGAAATTACTCTGGATATGATGCGCTTTCAGGTGGAACAACCCTGCAATGCTGCATTGACTGGGGCTGCATATTCCATTCGGATAAACGGCAACACCGCTGACCTTCAACGGTTACTTGCATTGAACGCCGACGATATCGTGGAAATTGATCCTGCGAGAACCGGTTGCCGCTCCTATCTGTCGATCGACAAAACCCTGGACATTCGGAAAGTTCTTGGTGGTCAATCGACCTATTTGCAGGCTGGCATTGGCGGACTATATGGCCGTCCGCTAAAAGCAGGTGATCGCCTCACTTGGACAGATAGCGATCCCCCTGGCAAAAACCTGAAACAATTATCAGCGCCGAAAACTCCGCAACCCATAGTGGCATTAAACTCGAACAGCTTCATTCTCCGCGCAACCGTTGGTCCCGAGTTCCATTTCCTAAGAGCCAACGCGAAGCAAAAGCTGTTCGAGGAAAAATGCAATGCCGGGCAACGTTCAAGTCGCATGGGGATTGAATTGATCGGGGAACCACTGGAATGTGACAAGGCTAATAATTTGCCCAGTACGCCAGTGTTTCCGGGCACCATTCAATGTCCACCAAACGGTCAGCCATTTCTGCTCGGTCCTGATGCCCAGACAACCGGAGGTTATCCGAGAATAGCGCAAGTGATTCGCGCTGATCGGCACCTGATCGGCCAATTGCGGCCCGGCGCGCAAATCCAGCTCGTAAAAACGACACCTGAGCGAGCCACGGAGATTTACCGCGAGAAACTAGCGCTTCTCGATCGTTGGCTGGGTCCAATGGATTTGTGGTAG
- the bamA gene encoding outer membrane protein assembly factor BamA produces MCGTILAGIVSPAYAQETTPAASVLPVDDTIRSITVNGSQRLESQTVLSYMKLRVGQKYTQESADQALKDLFETELFKDVSIRNNSGAVVIEVIENPVINRILLEGNKRIKEDKIRPEIRLAPRQIFTRSKVRADVARIVELYKRKGRFAASVEPKMVQLDQNRVDIVFEVSEGPKSKVQQINIIGNEKFSDGKLRGEMATKQARFYRFFSSSDTYDPDRLAFDQQKLRQFYLTEGYADFRVISAVAELTPDKKDFIITYVVEEGDRYKFGDVTVESDIRDFTSERLTPLLPMQAGDFYDAKQVEDTVETLSETAGLFGYAFADVRPQFERDKETLTMGIVFKVAESDRVYVERIDINGNTLTQDKVVRREFRLNEGDAFNSFQVKRSANRIKSLGFFQEDLEIEQKQGSAPDRIILEANVEERATGQLQLSAGFSSVENFILQASVQQSNFRGKGQQLRASVSYSSFSNSVELGFTEPYLFDRNIALAGDIFRRDLNSFNFINNDRNTTFEQVTTGFQIRAGVPITEYLSASFRYGLSEDDVTLDRNTFFTDSNNDGILGNSVADTCDPLRAGRFLCDTIGKRTTSSLGASLIYDDRNNRIRPTRGQTVVGSVDFAGLGGSVKYIRGRLNASKYWQPFGDFVFSVSAEAGYIHPLESRGTAANGIDDVRLTDRFFLGEPQMRGFDIRGIGPRIIRAATIPGLDSGGNVINELVINNNGQQDDAIGGRAYYLGRAELEIPLGTGARELGLRPSIFVDVGAVFKVRQPILLTDLQTQTIALTDSQGNVSPTGAAAGLFLTKDAAGNAATTFDAVTNGVANPVATSFTERFFGDSPSPRVSVGFGVNWNSPFGPFRIDIAKALLKEPGDDTKLFTFNVGTQF; encoded by the coding sequence ATGTGTGGTACGATTTTAGCTGGGATTGTATCTCCAGCCTACGCGCAAGAAACTACGCCTGCGGCCTCTGTGCTACCTGTGGATGATACCATACGGTCGATTACAGTTAATGGTTCCCAGCGTCTGGAATCACAAACCGTATTATCCTATATGAAATTGCGAGTTGGACAGAAATATACTCAGGAATCGGCTGACCAGGCGCTCAAGGACCTATTTGAAACCGAGCTGTTCAAAGACGTCAGCATTCGCAATAATAGTGGCGCAGTTGTTATTGAAGTGATCGAGAACCCGGTGATCAACCGCATATTGCTCGAGGGCAATAAACGGATCAAGGAAGACAAGATTCGTCCCGAAATCCGGTTGGCGCCGAGGCAGATTTTTACGCGCTCCAAAGTCCGTGCTGATGTTGCGCGTATTGTTGAACTATATAAACGCAAGGGCCGGTTCGCTGCGAGTGTAGAGCCGAAAATGGTTCAACTCGACCAGAACCGCGTTGATATCGTCTTCGAGGTTAGCGAAGGCCCTAAATCCAAGGTTCAACAGATCAATATCATTGGAAATGAGAAATTTTCTGATGGCAAGCTTCGCGGCGAAATGGCAACCAAGCAGGCACGTTTCTATCGCTTTTTCAGTTCCAGCGACACTTACGACCCGGATCGGCTGGCGTTCGACCAACAAAAGCTGCGTCAATTTTATCTGACCGAGGGCTATGCAGACTTTCGCGTAATCTCGGCTGTCGCCGAACTGACACCTGACAAAAAAGACTTCATCATTACTTATGTGGTTGAAGAAGGCGACCGTTACAAATTCGGCGATGTTACAGTAGAAAGTGATATTCGCGACTTCACGTCTGAAAGGCTGACGCCGTTGTTGCCTATGCAAGCTGGCGATTTTTACGATGCCAAGCAAGTGGAAGATACGGTCGAGACATTGTCGGAAACGGCAGGCTTGTTTGGCTATGCATTTGCGGATGTTAGGCCGCAGTTTGAGCGTGACAAAGAAACTTTGACTATGGGCATTGTCTTCAAAGTCGCAGAGAGTGATCGCGTCTATGTCGAACGGATAGACATTAACGGAAACACTTTGACGCAGGACAAAGTTGTTCGACGCGAGTTTCGCCTGAATGAAGGTGACGCTTTTAACAGCTTCCAGGTAAAACGCTCGGCCAACCGGATCAAGTCCCTTGGATTTTTCCAGGAAGATCTGGAGATTGAGCAGAAACAGGGCAGTGCGCCGGACCGTATTATATTGGAAGCCAACGTTGAAGAACGGGCGACGGGCCAGTTGCAACTCTCTGCGGGTTTCTCAAGTGTCGAGAACTTCATCCTCCAAGCCTCTGTTCAACAAAGTAATTTTCGCGGAAAAGGTCAGCAACTGCGCGCTAGTGTCAGCTATTCCAGTTTCTCCAATTCGGTCGAGCTCGGCTTTACCGAACCTTATCTTTTTGATCGAAACATTGCTTTGGCGGGCGATATTTTTCGTCGTGATCTGAACAGCTTTAACTTTATCAACAATGATCGAAATACGACCTTCGAGCAGGTGACGACAGGCTTCCAGATTAGAGCCGGTGTGCCAATTACCGAGTATTTGTCGGCATCATTTCGCTATGGTTTGAGCGAAGATGATGTGACACTGGATCGAAACACCTTCTTCACGGACTCCAACAATGACGGCATTCTGGGCAACAGCGTGGCGGACACTTGTGATCCGTTGCGCGCAGGCCGTTTTCTCTGCGATACCATTGGCAAGCGAACCACTTCATCGTTGGGCGCGTCTTTAATATATGATGATCGCAACAACCGAATTCGTCCAACACGCGGCCAGACGGTGGTTGGCAGCGTTGATTTCGCTGGCCTGGGCGGTAGCGTGAAATATATTCGTGGCCGATTGAACGCATCAAAATACTGGCAACCATTTGGTGACTTTGTATTCTCGGTGAGCGCGGAAGCGGGTTATATTCATCCGCTGGAAAGTCGCGGTACCGCAGCGAATGGTATCGACGATGTCCGCTTGACAGACCGGTTCTTCCTTGGGGAGCCGCAAATGCGCGGCTTTGATATTCGTGGTATCGGGCCGCGTATTATTCGTGCGGCTACAATTCCCGGATTGGATTCAGGTGGAAACGTTATCAACGAGTTGGTCATTAATAATAATGGCCAGCAAGACGATGCGATTGGTGGTCGTGCCTATTACCTCGGACGCGCAGAGCTTGAAATCCCACTGGGTACTGGTGCTAGAGAACTAGGTCTTCGGCCATCAATCTTTGTCGACGTTGGTGCGGTGTTTAAGGTGCGGCAGCCAATACTGCTGACGGACTTGCAGACACAAACTATTGCACTGACCGATAGCCAAGGCAATGTCTCCCCTACCGGAGCAGCCGCAGGTCTCTTTCTGACTAAAGATGCAGCCGGTAACGCTGCAACTACATTTGATGCCGTTACCAATGGGGTCGCAAATCCTGTTGCCACTAGCTTTACAGAACGCTTCTTTGGCGACAGTCCGTCACCTCGCGTTTCCGTCGGTTTCGGTGTTAACTGGAACTCGCCATTTGGTCCGTTCAGGATTGATATCGCCAAAGCTTTGTTAAAAGAGCCTGGCGATGATACAAAACTATTCACTTTCAACGTAGGAACACAATTCTAA